AAGTTACCCCTGAAATGCCCTGAGGTAAAACTCTTAAAGTTCATCGCTCTGTCGACCGCTTTTGCTGCGTCACTCGCCTTATCCGCAACCCTCGTCACCCGTGCCGCTGCTCCCAACCCGGTCGCGAAAGGAATAGCGGCGCCGCCAATATCAAGCCCCAGGCTCAACATTTCTCCCTTCACGTCTCCTCCATGAGCAATCGCACCACCTAATTTGTAAAGATCGTACGCGATGAAGCCGATATCAATAAAGGTATCAAGAAACTCACCTCCCTTGTCAACATACTTGAGAGGATTGTTGGTGACGTAAGAGTAAGAATTGAGGTATTGAGGATTGGAGAGATACTCTCGCATCCTCATGTTCGTTCCTTGTTGGATTGCCTGCTCGTCCCCGATAGAGAGGAATACGGGATCCTGCGACAGGAAACGCCCTATGTTCTGCTTATAATACCTCGCATTGGCGTAGGTAAGACTGGTGTCTCTATCGAACTCATGCCCCGTGAACTTCCTCTGCTCGTCGAAAGAGCCTGATTTCCAGTCTATCCTCATGCTGCCATACGGGTAGTAGTCCAATAATTGTACCATGCCTCCACTGCTGTTCGTAGCGACGTTCGAGCCAGTGAGGTGGTCGGTATGGAGGTATTGGAGGGTTGAGCCTTCCACGGTGGCAATCAGTTGACTTCCGGCGTAGATGTGCTTGGTTGCCGTGGTTTGCTTGATATTGTAGAGCTTGTTGGGATAGTGGCGGGCATAGCCGCTCACGCCGTCATAGTACTTGGTCCTTTGCCCTGTGTGGTCGTATTGGTAGGTCACGGTGGAGCCGCCTGTGGATTGGGTAAGCTGGTTAGCGTAGTTCCAAGTGTGAGTCCACGTCGAATCTGACGTGAGATTGCCGTTGTTGTCATACGCATACACGGCAGAGCCGACTTTTGTCACTGCATGAGGGTTGGCGTAATTGGTGCCTTCATAGAGATACGTGCCTTGGTCAGATGCCGTGAGAATATTCCCAATCGCGCTGTAGGTGTACGTTCTTCCGGTGTTATCGCCAT
This sequence is a window from Patescibacteria group bacterium. Protein-coding genes within it:
- a CDS encoding RHS repeat-associated core domain-containing protein, whose translation is MIPQEWSYDQVGNITQIVEASSTNAGKTITYTYDDLHRLLTSSITGAANGDNTGRTYTYSAIGNILTASDQGTYLYEGTNYANPHAVTKVGSAVYAYDNNGNLTSDSTWTHTWNYANQLTQSTGGSTVTYQYDHTGQRTKYYDGVSGYARHYPNKLYNIKQTTATKHIYAGSQLIATVEGSTLQYLHTDHLTGSNVATNSSGGMVQLLDYYPYGSMRIDWKSGSFDEQRKFTGHEFDRDTSLTYANARYYKQNIGRFLSQDPVFLSIGDEQAIQQGTNMRMREYLSNPQYLNSYSYVTNNPLKYVDKGGEFLDTFIDIGFIAYDLYKLGGAIAHGGDVKGEMLSLGLDIGGAAIPFATGLGAAARVTRVADKASDAAKAVDRAMNFKSFTSGHFRGNLIELTGKNPGSGFDAHHMLPQTENFRGFFERAGINVHDPKYGSWWQKGPDGTHQKLSNEYNARWEKFISKNPNASQEQIHNFANETAEKYRIDFKIE